From the genome of Pseudophryne corroboree isolate aPseCor3 chromosome 9, aPseCor3.hap2, whole genome shotgun sequence:
TCACATTTTAACATGGTGCAAATAGGCTTACATCCAACGctaaatcaggcccaaaaaggtttaAACTATTTTACTCTTTTGTCTCACTTTGTGACTTACAGATTTCCTACTACAGTATGTCCCGGAAGGATGGAAGTATCCAGGTGCCAAGGGGCACTGGTTTCTGGTCCAATGCAAAGCCAGTCCATTACAGTAAAGAGACTCAAGATCTACTGAAAGGTGACATCACAGTGAATGTTTACTGTATGGATAACAGAAATCACCCtttgcatgtacagatgtgtcctcatacatcttgccttaatacaccacacagcgggagatgcattgcgtgagtgagctgacaggtcctatgCAGCTTCcttagactctgctgattaaatctGCTATGTTAcagttagggaagccaatcccgggccattttttcaatcccgggtatcggtatTGAaagaatggtcaatcccgggatacccgggattggctttagactgtgtccggccgtcgccccgcccctccccacccgccctgcagacataaaaaaaaaacctacaaaccTGCACAAAGAGGTAGCGGGTGaggaggagccggcgggtgagtgctggggagccgggagTAGGCGGcgggtgaatgcagggggagccgggacgaGGCGGCGGGTGAAGTCCGCCGCACTTTCCGGCTCTGCGggtgctgacagcgcagcgtgacctcacagtcacaggtcacgctgcgcagggggagacaggaggagggagccgggcagcgtcgagcgtcctgaggacgctcaacgctgatccctcaatccctgggattggagcttccaatcccgggattgaatcccggccgttttgggcctaaatcccgggatcccgccgatcccgatcccgggaaatGGCCTCCctagttacagtgttttctaggtgaACACTGTAgcgtagtattttgtatgcagacacagccacagtcacacacagaatataggcatgctgcatatcattttaatcaacatacAGTAAGCTGCTTATGCGTCCTATTTGATTCGgtttgtaaataagatgcattttaatggaaaacgtTGCGCGTAAAGACACTCGGCGCTGCTGACTCATGCcacggcatggcatgactagaaggggtGTTTAACGTGGAGGGATGCTAGACgtaaggggacacatctgtataccacACTTGAGgccgattcatgtttgtatggaatagCACAGCTGCTAGGAGGCAGCTCTGCAATTCTGtctaattaaaattctaatgcagcagaAGGCGTTTGTAGGAGATAGAAGCTTCCTGTTTGCATTAGCGAGGATCAGAGAGTGTTGCATTTGAGGACATAGCCTCGGATCACCATCCTGACCATCGCAACCATCAGTCACAATTCACGATGGTTACATGCTGGCCTTAGGTTTCAAACACCGTAGTCCAGGAACTCTTGGTCAGATgacgcagaccctggacccatcatGCCTTCAAAACAGGGGTGACATGTTTTGAAGTACAGCGCCAGGTGCCACCCCTCAAACGCAGCAGCATGTCAGTAACGCTGCAGCTGACAAGGGGCTGCGAGCGGCATcacaagacctgttctgcacatgcgcagaacgggtctTGCACCTGTGCTGACCCCCCAAACATCGGGTTGGCGTACATAATGTATATGAATAGGCCCATAGTGTGTGTCAGTGGGAATTGATGGCCTTCAAATCTCCATCACATTTGTAATCACCACAATGTACTACTACTCAGACCCAAAACAAGGCTGACTGATCAATTCAAATGTTTCTGTCATTATCATATGTGAATGATAGAAACTGCTATTTTGCGTATCACCTATTCAAAGGCTTCTCGAATCTATAACCCTGTGACAGAAAAAAATCTTAAACAtttcttttaattccagtgatgatgCAGGAATCCAAGCTGACAAACTTCCAGCGGCGTCAGATCGGAGAAAGATTACTAAGTATGTCTATGCTTTATTCTGCAATGCTATTGTCATTCTCCTAAGGCACACTTATATGCCAGAGATAAATGTCTCCCTCTGGTGTAGCACAATGGCATTGCATAATTTCACGTTACACAGCCAATGCACGCAATACAAGAGAATGTGCTTCTCATCCCTGTGGTACAAATACACTGTTGCAGAAATGTAAGTAATCTCCTTAAGAACAGTTATGATACAGAGCCCTCTGCGAAGCCTGTGATCTTGTAGTTTATATTCTATAGCCAGAAGCTGAACGAATATCAGTAATATTAAAATTGCTGTCTGCATATTTTATTTTTCATAGGTGGGGAGGCACTGCCGATCCAATGCCACCCCAGTTCCAGCATTACCCAACACAACCCTCCAGTCTCTGTCATTCAGCCGATAAAAACATCCATTGCAAGTGCCAGGCCCACCTTGCGTCCTGAGAAGAGATGTAAAGCTGGAGATGCATACATCAGGGAGAAGTTCCAACCTCAAGCAACCCGTGAGTAGTGGCTGCATATACATATGCTCATGTTAATTttatattctctaacgtcctagaggatgcttggactccataaggaccatggggaatagacgggctccgcaggaggcatgggcactttaagaaagactttggactctgggtgtgcactggctcctcccactatgcccctcctccagaccccagttttagactgtgcccagaggagaatgggtgcactgcagggagctcccctgagtttcctgcttagaaagcatttttgttaggattttttctctttttcagggagcactgctggcaacaggctccctgcatcgagggactgaggagagaggggcagacctacttaaatgataggctctgcttcctcggctactggacaccattagctccagagggagtgaacacaggttcgtcctgggcgttcaccccagagccgcgccgccgttctcctcatagagccagaagaaacgaagacagaagacgtctcaggcggcagaagccttcggtgcttcactgaggtaacgcacagcaccgcagtcacttccgtcactgtaagggtgcagggcgcaggtgggggcgccctgggcagcaataaaacacctctcctatggcaaaagtctatatacatgtacaggtgggcactgtacatgtatataaaagagcccccgccattttttagtaagtttgagcgggacagaagcccgccgccgagggggcggggcttctccctcagcactcaccagcgccattttctctccacagcaccgctgagaggaagctccccggactctcccctgcttgacacacggtgaaagggggttttaaagtagagggggggcacattattggcgtttatacattaagcagtgctactgggtaaacaatctgtgtttttctccagggttatatagcgctggggtgtgtgctggcatactctctctctgtctctccaaggggcctcagggggaacctgtcttcagaaaagagattccctgtgtgtgtgaagtgtgacgGTACGTGTGTgatgacatgtttgacgaggaaggctcacctaaggaggagggggagtgcatgatggtcaggtcgccgtcggcaacgtcgACACCGGGCTGGGTggttatgtggaatgtcttgaatgcaaatgtaaatttactgcataaacgattagacaaggctgaagctagggatcagtcaggtagtcagaccatgcctgtccctgtggcaccaggaccttcggggtctcaaaaacgcaccatatcccagatcactgacacagataccgacacagatactgactctagtgtcgactatgaggatgcaaaattacagccaaaggtggcgaaaggtattcgttacatgattattgccattaaagaggttttgcatatcactgaggaaccccctgtccctgacacgagggtacacatgtataaagggaaaaagcctgaggtcacttttccgtcctcatttgaactaagcgacttgtgcgaaaaggcttgggaatctccagataggagattacaagttcccaaaaggattcttatggcgtatccctttccacaaaaggacaggatacgatgggaatcttcgccgaaggtagacaaggcgctgacacgcttatccaagaaggtggcactgccttctcaggatacagcttccctcaaggatcctgctgatcgtaagcaggaggttaccatgaagcacatttacacacattccggtactatcgttagaccggctatggcatcggcctgggtgtgtagtgctgtcgcagcatgaacagattccttatctacggaacttgacaccctagataaggataccattctaatgaccctagagcatatcaaagatgctgctttatatatgagggatgctcaaagagacatttgtttactaagctccagaataaatgctatgtctatttctgctaggcgactcctgtggtcccgacagtggacgggggatgccgactcaaagcggcatatggagtcgttgccttacaagggggaggagttgtttggagaaggcctctcggaccttgtctctactgctacggccggtaaatcgaatttcttaccttatgtccccccgcagcatactaaaaaggcacctcattatcaaatgcagtcctttcgttccaataaaagcaagaaggtactgggatcgtccttccttgccagaggaaaaggcaagggagaaaagctgcatgcagctagttcccaggagcagaagtcctcccctacatctgcaaagtccaccgcatgacgctggggcttcccggggggagtcagctcaagtgggggcacatcttcgatttttcagccaggtctgggttcactcagaggtggatccctgggctatagagattgtttctcagggatacaggctggaattcgaagacgtgcctcctcgccggtttttcaaatcggctctgccagcttccccgtcagagagggagttagtgttgactgcaattcaaaaattgtatcttcaacaggtgatagtcaaagttcctcttctccagcaaggaaaggggtattactcaaccctgtttgtggtcccgaaaccggacggttcggtcaggcccattttgaatctaaaatccctttacttgtacttgaaaaagttcaagttcaagatggaatcgctcagagcggtcatcgccagcctggaggggggggattggatggtgtccctggacataaaggatgcataccttcatgttcagattttccctcctcaccaggcgttcctgagatttgcagtacaggactgtcattaccaatttcagacgttgccgtttgggctttccacagccccgagaattttcaccaaggtaatggcggaaatgatggtgctcctgcgcaagcagggtgtcacaattatcccatacttggacgatctcctcataaaggcgagatctcgggagaagttgctggacagcgtgtcgctgtcgatgaggatgttgcaggggcacggatggattctcaatataccgaagtcccagctagtccctacaacgagggggaaaagggccctaatttgcacaccttaattaggtagtgaggtgctactctgcttgagacttagtaaagtgtacaaagggaaaaggtagcaggtgcactatctcacactagctcaacctgtagtaaccagaggcacttagcatattcctggccagggctataagcttacccactgcatcaaggtagcctctcattgggtaagtccctaacactaactataggggttcaggtccggggggcaggacaccccagagccacgcagccagacaaccccagggcatcgcaggagtgataaaaatatagggttaaagaggtaggagcagctgttgctgcatgtgtgaataatgttaggagtaaaagaaaattatgtgaaggtgttacatatatataaaacaaactataagtgccatggagtgatgaaatagtgttaaattgcgatgccccagggacacccagccacggcaggcacagggagccccgcaccccagagaattccccccattatggactgccatattaaacaaaatgtaggagtcttaccacagtgtgctcattccaaatgtaaaggctagagtgttggactatttaaaatcagaggggtgggtggggtagggtgctaaattagggtgaaggtgtctcctaccttcaaaaatgtatgaatacatcagttacagagggaaaagggccctaatttgcacaccttaattaggtagtgaggtgctagtcCGCTTGAGACtaagtaaagtgtacaaagagaaaaggtagcaggtgcactatctcacactagctcaacctgtagtaaccagaggcacttagcatattcctggccagggctattgttagggtctcctgctctgtgctgccacgtcgtcatggcaaccgggagacaagtgctagcggagtaacctgagcgtagctgatactccggttcgggtcttttgctgtgcaatggttacagactctgtgcacggcaggggatccggtgctggtttttgtgctcacagtctgtgaggtctgagtggggcgtggacagcacctgctatataaaccctcttctcaggttaggcagatgctgctgaatctttgttggttagtcagttcctgaaagctagctagtactgtgtaaactttgtatttgtttgttacttactgcaaataggccttgggatttggtattacactctgccaatccagacctagcagtaagactggagtcagtcgtttaacctgctggggttcttttgctactctgtgaacctagcaagtttgcggctgtattctcagacttgcctgccaaaatcctttctcactgtgcaaggtgttcaggtgtcagtttagtggcagtaagctgaaccagtgcactgcaagtgaggactaggattgtggagactctccttgtgtctattattccatctctgaccaaggagtttactgccacacccgttggtaaccctttagggttttgctgttgcccttagcaacagcatttcgggttctctacgtattaaatcactacatctcgcttctttccatctaagcattcctaatactagggagacacccggtttcttagcctttgggcttctctgttcactttgtgtttattttgttaccctatcaccttctctgtatgtaatgtcatattccccagtctgtctgtgagttcatttgttttgcatccctcaccgttcagacaccagtacattcctgctggcactggtgtgcataacatattcagcagcctaatactcctgttgaaattttgtaggaatatggagcatacccctcaaaatactttgcaacacgtggtcgatcaggtgcaggtcctgacacgacaatttaatgatttgtccattaaaatgcacacctcgcaggccgctggcggagctcccgcagcagcagtaccttcaggggttaaggagccgaaagtaaatctcccggatcgtttttctggagatcgctcgcagttcttttgtttcaaggagagctgcaagctatatttccagcttaggcctcagtcttctgggtcagagattcagcgggtgggcatagtgatttccttgctacaaggagacccacaggtctgggcatatgggttgcagcctgactgtccgtcgcttaaaagtgttgatgctttttttacggcactgggcatgttgtatgatgaccctgacaagacggcctcagccgaggctcagatttcgatccttaagcaagggcgaaggccagttgaggtttattgtacggagtttcggaggttggcccatgatacccagtggaatgacccagccctgagacaccagtaccgaagaggtctttctaaccagttaaaagaccaactggtacaatatcccttgcctgatagcttggatcagctcatgcagttatccattcgggtggatagacggctgagagagcgcaggcttgaaagggagaccgatgtttccttctttcccaagggaacctcagactctgaggaattttccgaggagcctatgcagattggggctacccgcctctcctcgcgtgagaagacgcggaggagacagcaggggttatgtttgtactgtgggaataaaggtcatgtggtagtatcatgcccagaaaagccggaaaacttcagggcctgagggtgatgggaaat
Proteins encoded in this window:
- the C9H22orf23 gene encoding UPF0193 protein EVG1 isoform X1 — its product is MVTGLLSKQQQISYYSMSRKDGSIQVPRGTGFWSNAKPVHYSKETQDLLKVMMQESKLTNFQRRQIGERLLSGEALPIQCHPSSSITQHNPPVSVIQPIKTSIASARPTLRPEKRCKAGDAYIREKFQPQATRDLNKEKIRLQNIMATGKEQPEPRRLPPQTEDMEQEERDRFDELVAEIQERWDFLEEMEALGQGKQYHSIINTEISQKRREMEIIDKQRSSELKEALQKSGNKADKLS
- the C9H22orf23 gene encoding UPF0193 protein EVG1 isoform X2, yielding MEISYYSMSRKDGSIQVPRGTGFWSNAKPVHYSKETQDLLKVMMQESKLTNFQRRQIGERLLSGEALPIQCHPSSSITQHNPPVSVIQPIKTSIASARPTLRPEKRCKAGDAYIREKFQPQATRDLNKEKIRLQNIMATGKEQPEPRRLPPQTEDMEQEERDRFDELVAEIQERWDFLEEMEALGQGKQYHSIINTEISQKRREMEIIDKQRSSELKEALQKSGNKADKLS
- the C9H22orf23 gene encoding UPF0193 protein EVG1 isoform X3, producing the protein MSRKDGSIQVPRGTGFWSNAKPVHYSKETQDLLKVMMQESKLTNFQRRQIGERLLSGEALPIQCHPSSSITQHNPPVSVIQPIKTSIASARPTLRPEKRCKAGDAYIREKFQPQATRDLNKEKIRLQNIMATGKEQPEPRRLPPQTEDMEQEERDRFDELVAEIQERWDFLEEMEALGQGKQYHSIINTEISQKRREMEIIDKQRSSELKEALQKSGNKADKLS